The Persephonella sp. KM09-Lau-8 nucleotide sequence AAAGATATTTTTTAAATGGGGGAGCAAAAGCCCCCTTATATATTAGAAATGCCAGTCTAAAGATACACCTATAGAATCCTGAGAGTTCTTAGCCCCTGCTAAAATGGCTCCTCCCATAGCAGTTGATTCAACTTTTTTCTCAAACGCATGAACATAAGATGCGTTAAGTGTAAAGCTTTCTGTAAATTGATATCCAAAACCAAGTGTTATATGGTGTTCAGTAATAGCTGGGAAGCCAATAAGATTGAACCATTCAATCTGGTAATCAGAAAATCTAGCGCTAAAATCAGGTATAGAATTTTTAGGAGTTATAGGATCTAAATTATTTTTTTCCCTAATAGGGGATTTTGCATAGTTATAACCGGCTCTTAATGCTAGTCTTGGGGTTGCTTTATATTCTCCACCAACTGCGAATACCCACTGGTCTTTCCACTTAAACTGCTTGTATCCGTCTGCATCTGACCAGTTTATCCATCTTACATCGAATCCGAATTTTAATTCTGGAATTGGTCTGAAACCAACTCCAACAGAAATTTCCTGTGGTTGCTCTAATTTGAGGTCTTCTAAATCACTATCAGGTCTGGATTTAAATACATTTTTATATTTCATTTTTACTGGAGACTGGTAATAAGCACCTAAACAGACGTTATCTAAAGGTTTAAAGTTTACCCCTATAGAGGCCCCTATGCCGTAGGATTGAGATAAACCACCTCCAGCATTATATTGTCCTCCAGAACCGTCTGGCATAAAGGCACCAAGGTCTAAAGCACCCCATGCAAGATGTAATGCTCCTCCAATAGCCAGTTTTTCATTGACTTTATATCCGA carries:
- a CDS encoding outer membrane protein transport protein, which produces MRKVAGSVALITTVISTAAFATNGDNMIGVSPASRAMGGLGTGICLEPTDSIFRNPGWLARQKGFNLSFGGILFMPHVKGRSKDPTNGDSGYQTSDADTFTIPEIAITNQINDRVVIGLGAYGVSGMGVDYRDKDQRLAKMHTSLQFMRIVPAIGYKVNEKLAIGGALHLAWGALDLGAFMPDGSGGQYNAGGGLSQSYGIGASIGVNFKPLDNVCLGAYYQSPVKMKYKNVFKSRPDSDLEDLKLEQPQEISVGVGFRPIPELKFGFDVRWINWSDADGYKQFKWKDQWVFAVGGEYKATPRLALRAGYNYAKSPIREKNNLDPITPKNSIPDFSARFSDYQIEWFNLIGFPAITEHHITLGFGYQFTESFTLNASYVHAFEKKVESTAMGGAILAGAKNSQDSIGVSLDWHF